One region of Baekduia soli genomic DNA includes:
- a CDS encoding DUF192 domain-containing protein, which translates to MDLPIVVADTPGRRLRGLLGHRRPPPYALRLEGCRCVHTFGMRFALDLHWLDASGAVIRVDRGVGPGRVRACLRARAIVEVPCDPP; encoded by the coding sequence ATGGACCTCCCGATCGTCGTCGCCGACACGCCCGGCCGCCGGCTGCGCGGCCTGCTCGGCCACCGCCGGCCCCCGCCCTACGCCCTGCGCCTGGAGGGCTGCCGCTGCGTGCACACGTTCGGCATGCGCTTCGCGCTGGACCTGCACTGGCTCGACGCGAGCGGCGCGGTCATCCGCGTCGACCGCGGCGTCGGGCCCGGCCGGGTGCGGGCCTGCCTGCGGGCCAGGGCTATCGTGGAGGTCCCATGCGACCCGCCCTGA
- a CDS encoding type III pantothenate kinase, producing MLLVVDVGNTQTHLGTYRGDDLVEHWRFATVRTSTADELGAALRNLLELRGVGLADLTASIVSSTVPQLEPEWLAMVEHYLGHRMLAVGPGIRTGMPIKIDNPRELGADRLVNAVASFERLGGPCISVDFGTAVNFDVVSSQGEYIGGVLMPGVEISLDALTSRGAKLPRIDLVAPRRTIGKGTVDAIRSGVVFGFAAAVDGLIARIQDELGEEAPTIATGGLAGVVVPHAESIDVVDDLLTLKGLKLLHERNA from the coding sequence ATGCTCCTCGTCGTCGACGTCGGCAACACGCAGACCCACCTCGGGACCTACCGGGGCGACGACCTCGTCGAGCACTGGCGCTTCGCGACGGTGCGCACCTCCACGGCCGACGAGCTGGGCGCCGCGCTACGCAACCTGCTCGAGCTGCGCGGGGTCGGCCTGGCCGACCTCACGGCGTCCATCGTGTCCTCCACCGTGCCCCAGCTCGAGCCGGAGTGGCTGGCGATGGTCGAGCACTACCTCGGCCACCGCATGCTGGCCGTCGGCCCGGGCATCCGCACGGGCATGCCGATCAAGATCGACAACCCGCGCGAGCTGGGCGCCGACCGCCTCGTCAACGCCGTCGCGAGCTTCGAGCGCCTCGGCGGCCCGTGCATCTCGGTGGACTTCGGCACCGCGGTCAACTTCGACGTCGTCTCGTCGCAGGGCGAGTACATCGGCGGCGTGCTCATGCCGGGCGTGGAGATCTCGCTCGACGCGCTGACCAGCCGCGGGGCCAAGCTGCCGCGCATCGACCTCGTCGCGCCGCGGCGCACGATCGGCAAGGGCACCGTGGACGCGATCCGCTCCGGCGTCGTGTTCGGCTTCGCGGCCGCCGTCGACGGGCTCATCGCACGCATCCAGGACGAGCTGGGGGAGGAGGCGCCGACGATCGCCACCGGCGGCCTGGCCGGGGTCGTGGTGCCCCACGCCGAGTCGATCGACGTCGTCGACGACCTCCTCACGCTCAAGGGGCTCAAGCTCCTGCACGAGCGCAACGCCTGA
- a CDS encoding glutathione S-transferase family protein: MPARLFVVHGSHPCATVQRALELKGIPYRLVELPASSQPLVMTPLFGRRTVPGIRFEDGVKVQGSRAILRELERRAPEPALFGAPEIGEAERWGDEVLQPVPRRLLWTAFAADPAAMHGFQEGQRSPKLPMAVVKAAAKVILPVERRMNGVTDEAVRADLAALPGMLDTVDAWIAAGVLGGAAPNAADLQIGASLRLLATMQDLRPLLAAHPAGALAARWFAPLPGTVAAGALPAAWLPPQPAAVA, from the coding sequence ATGCCCGCCCGCCTGTTCGTCGTCCACGGCTCTCATCCCTGCGCGACCGTGCAGCGCGCGCTGGAGCTCAAGGGCATCCCCTACCGGCTGGTCGAGCTGCCCGCGTCCTCGCAGCCGCTGGTCATGACGCCGCTGTTCGGCCGGCGCACCGTGCCCGGCATCCGCTTCGAGGACGGCGTCAAGGTCCAGGGCTCGCGCGCGATCCTGCGCGAGCTCGAGCGCCGGGCGCCCGAGCCCGCGCTCTTCGGCGCCCCGGAGATCGGCGAGGCCGAGCGCTGGGGCGACGAGGTGCTGCAGCCCGTCCCGCGGCGGCTGCTGTGGACGGCGTTCGCCGCCGATCCGGCCGCGATGCACGGCTTCCAGGAGGGCCAGCGCAGCCCGAAGCTGCCGATGGCGGTGGTCAAGGCCGCCGCGAAGGTCATCCTGCCCGTCGAGCGCCGGATGAACGGCGTGACCGACGAGGCGGTCCGCGCCGACCTGGCCGCGCTGCCCGGCATGCTCGACACCGTCGACGCGTGGATCGCCGCGGGCGTGCTCGGCGGCGCGGCGCCCAACGCCGCCGACCTGCAGATCGGCGCCTCGCTGCGGCTGCTGGCCACGATGCAGGACCTGCGCCCGCTGCTGGCCGCCCACCCGGCCGGCGCCCTGGCGGCGCGCTGGTTCGCGCCGCTGCCCGGCACGGTCGCGGCGGGCGCGCTGCCCGCCGCGTGGCTGCCGCCTCAGCCGGCCGCCGTGGCCTGA
- a CDS encoding class I SAM-dependent methyltransferase gives MESASVRAHAAVPFMSPMSETAVDAAIAALALPPRARVLETGCGAAELLLRVLEAHPGATGVGVDLDRDVLERARRAAARRLPGRAPELIAAPAGEAALPPGGHDLVINVASSHAHGGWPAALGVLAGLVRPGGLVLLGEGFWAREPSPAVLDALGGATVGELPAGLPALVAEAGRAGLTVVATAEAGAADWAAYEEGLAAEAARHPDPEAQAYARRIRERRALPGGTDTMGFALLTLRRG, from the coding sequence ATGGAGTCGGCCTCCGTGCGCGCCCATGCCGCCGTGCCGTTCATGAGCCCCATGTCGGAGACGGCCGTCGACGCGGCGATCGCCGCGCTGGCGCTGCCGCCGCGGGCACGGGTCCTCGAGACGGGCTGCGGCGCGGCCGAGCTGCTGCTGCGGGTCCTGGAGGCCCACCCCGGGGCGACGGGCGTGGGCGTCGACCTCGACCGCGACGTCCTGGAGCGCGCGCGCCGGGCGGCGGCACGCCGCCTCCCCGGCCGCGCGCCCGAGCTCATCGCGGCGCCCGCGGGGGAGGCGGCCCTGCCGCCCGGCGGCCACGACCTGGTGATCAACGTCGCGTCCTCGCACGCCCACGGCGGCTGGCCCGCCGCCCTGGGCGTCCTCGCCGGGCTCGTGCGCCCGGGCGGCCTCGTCCTGCTCGGCGAGGGCTTCTGGGCCCGCGAGCCCTCCCCGGCCGTCCTCGACGCGCTCGGCGGCGCCACGGTAGGCGAGCTGCCCGCCGGCCTGCCCGCCCTGGTCGCCGAGGCCGGCCGCGCCGGGCTGACCGTCGTCGCGACCGCGGAGGCCGGCGCCGCCGATTGGGCGGCCTACGAGGAGGGGCTGGCCGCCGAGGCGGCGCGCCATCCCGACCCGGAGGCCCAGGCCTACGCGCGGCGCATCCGCGAGCGCCGTGCGCTGCCCGGCGGGACCGACACGATGGGCTTCGCGCTGCTGACCCTGCGCCGCGGCTGA
- a CDS encoding cation diffusion facilitator family transporter, which yields MAHDHDHHAGHGHSHAVSAGADRSKLTVVLVLIVGFMAVEVAVGIAASSLALLSDAAHMLTDAAAIALALVAIGLAQRPAKGAFTFGLLRAEILSAQFNGATLLVLGILVIVEGLRRLFDPPAVQGGAVLAVALLGVVVNLAATWMLARANRSSMNIEGAYQHLLTDLAAFIATAVAGGVMLATGFRRADGIAALFVAAIMLRAAWGLLRDSGRVFLEAAPRGMDVDEIGHALAGARGVVEVHDLHVWEVSSGFPALAAHVVVGRDCDCHDARVRLQTMLGERFGIEHSTLQMDHQGGELVQLEMPAPAPRRGPAAAARRAERPR from the coding sequence GTGGCCCACGACCACGACCACCACGCCGGGCACGGCCACAGCCACGCGGTGTCGGCCGGCGCCGACCGCTCCAAGCTGACGGTCGTCCTCGTCCTCATCGTCGGCTTCATGGCCGTCGAGGTCGCCGTCGGCATCGCGGCCTCGTCGCTCGCGCTGCTCTCCGACGCGGCGCACATGCTCACCGACGCCGCGGCGATCGCGCTGGCGCTCGTGGCGATCGGGCTCGCGCAGCGGCCGGCCAAGGGCGCGTTCACGTTCGGTCTGCTCCGCGCCGAGATCCTCTCGGCGCAGTTCAACGGGGCGACGCTGCTCGTCCTCGGGATCCTCGTCATCGTCGAGGGCCTCCGCAGGCTCTTCGACCCGCCCGCGGTGCAGGGCGGCGCGGTGCTGGCCGTCGCGCTGCTGGGCGTCGTGGTCAACCTCGCCGCGACGTGGATGCTCGCGCGCGCCAACCGCAGCTCGATGAACATCGAGGGCGCCTATCAGCACCTGCTCACCGACCTCGCGGCGTTCATCGCCACCGCCGTGGCGGGCGGGGTGATGCTGGCGACCGGGTTCCGCCGTGCGGACGGCATCGCGGCGCTGTTCGTGGCGGCGATCATGCTGCGCGCGGCCTGGGGGCTTCTGCGCGACTCCGGTCGCGTGTTCCTCGAGGCGGCGCCGCGCGGGATGGACGTCGACGAGATCGGCCACGCGCTCGCCGGCGCCCGCGGCGTCGTGGAGGTCCACGACCTGCACGTCTGGGAGGTCTCCTCGGGCTTCCCCGCGCTGGCGGCGCACGTCGTCGTCGGGCGAGACTGCGACTGCCACGACGCCCGCGTGCGGCTGCAGACGATGCTCGGCGAGCGCTTCGGCATCGAGCACAGCACGCTGCAGATGGACCACCAGGGCGGCGAGCTGGTCCAGCTCGAGATGCCCGCCCCCGCCCCTAGGCGGGGACCCGCAGCGGCGGCCCGGCGCGCCGAACGCCCTCGGTGA
- the folK gene encoding 2-amino-4-hydroxy-6-hydroxymethyldihydropteridine diphosphokinase, whose amino-acid sequence MSAAAVTGHLGLGSNVGDRAAALQAAVDALAAHGVRVLASSSLYETDPVGEVLDQPAFLNACVAIATDLVPEALLDAAKAVERGLGRETDTTAAAYLRHGPRSIDVDVLLLGAREHRSARLQVPHPALLQRRFVLIPLLELDLGLATPAGGSLAGALAALPVTEGVRRAGPPLRVPA is encoded by the coding sequence GTGAGCGCCGCGGCGGTCACGGGCCACCTCGGCCTGGGCTCCAACGTGGGCGACCGGGCCGCGGCGCTGCAGGCCGCGGTCGACGCGCTCGCCGCGCACGGGGTGCGCGTGCTGGCCTCCTCGTCGCTGTACGAGACCGACCCCGTCGGCGAGGTCCTCGACCAGCCGGCGTTCCTCAACGCCTGCGTGGCGATCGCGACGGACCTGGTCCCCGAGGCGCTGCTGGACGCCGCCAAGGCCGTCGAGCGCGGCCTGGGGCGCGAGACCGACACGACCGCGGCGGCCTACCTACGCCACGGGCCGCGGTCGATCGACGTCGACGTGCTGCTGCTGGGCGCCCGCGAGCATCGCAGCGCGCGCCTGCAGGTGCCCCACCCGGCGCTGCTGCAGCGCCGCTTCGTCCTCATCCCGCTGCTCGAGCTCGATCTCGGCCTGGCCACCCCCGCGGGGGGGTCGCTGGCCGGCGCCCTGGCCGCCCTGCCGGTCACCGAGGGCGTTCGGCGCGCCGGGCCGCCGCTGCGGGTCCCCGCCTAG
- a CDS encoding acyl-CoA thioesterase, with amino-acid sequence MADGSPVPDLVSDTAVAAAGGGVWHAAVSDAWNVPRGPNGGYIAAVVLRAMLAELDDPVRAARSLTVHYLAPPAAGPAEIHVTVERAGRSLTTLSARMVQDGRAVVAALGAFSANFPPIVNFEAPAPQVALPEGLRAAPAEGLGIMPIAARTLTAPVFGAPPFSRAAEAVTGGWMRLAEPHPADAVAIAFYADAWLPSAFTLLHAPAPAPTIDLTIHFRGRLPHAGMAADDPVLARYVSRTSRDGFCEEDGEIWAPDGTLLAQSRQLMLLFAPR; translated from the coding sequence GTGGCCGATGGCTCGCCGGTCCCGGACCTCGTGTCCGACACCGCGGTCGCGGCCGCGGGCGGGGGCGTGTGGCACGCGGCCGTCTCCGACGCGTGGAACGTCCCGCGCGGCCCCAACGGCGGCTATATCGCCGCCGTCGTGCTGCGCGCCATGCTGGCCGAGCTCGACGATCCGGTCCGGGCCGCGCGCTCGCTGACCGTGCACTACCTCGCGCCGCCGGCCGCGGGCCCCGCGGAGATCCACGTGACCGTGGAGCGCGCAGGGCGCTCGTTGACGACGCTCAGCGCGCGGATGGTCCAGGACGGACGCGCCGTGGTCGCGGCGCTCGGCGCGTTCTCGGCCAACTTCCCGCCCATCGTGAACTTCGAGGCGCCCGCCCCGCAGGTCGCGCTGCCCGAGGGGCTGCGGGCCGCCCCGGCCGAGGGCCTGGGCATCATGCCGATCGCGGCGCGGACGCTGACGGCGCCCGTCTTCGGGGCGCCCCCGTTCTCCCGCGCCGCCGAGGCCGTGACCGGCGGGTGGATGCGCCTGGCCGAGCCGCACCCGGCCGACGCCGTGGCCATCGCCTTCTACGCCGACGCCTGGCTGCCGTCGGCCTTCACGCTCCTGCACGCGCCGGCGCCCGCCCCGACGATCGACCTCACGATCCATTTCCGCGGCCGGCTGCCCCATGCCGGGATGGCCGCCGACGACCCCGTGCTCGCGCGCTACGTCTCGCGCACCTCGCGCGACGGGTTCTGCGAGGAGGACGGGGAGATCTGGGCGCCCGACGGCACGCTCCTGGCCCAGAGCCGGCAGCTCATGCTGCTGTTCGCGCCGCGGTGA
- the folB gene encoding dihydroneopterin aldolase, translated as MAPEHEPDDDLEPEGTEDDADSDFEDGGDQTEVTIEVRGLSLYTHHGVTAAEREVGQRLVLDIRLEVGDCDATVTDMVEDTVDYGEVCNTVSLVAQQRSYKTLERLCSAVADRLLDEYAADEVWVKAAKPEPPIPLSVDEVSVEVWRQRGGADDED; from the coding sequence ATGGCGCCTGAGCATGAGCCCGACGACGACCTCGAGCCCGAGGGCACCGAGGACGACGCCGACAGCGACTTCGAGGACGGGGGCGACCAGACCGAGGTGACGATCGAGGTCCGCGGGCTGTCGCTGTACACGCATCACGGGGTGACCGCCGCCGAGCGGGAGGTGGGCCAGCGCCTCGTCCTGGACATCCGCCTCGAGGTCGGCGACTGCGACGCGACCGTGACCGACATGGTCGAGGACACCGTCGACTACGGCGAGGTCTGCAACACCGTGTCGCTCGTCGCCCAGCAGCGCTCCTACAAGACGCTCGAGCGCCTCTGCTCGGCCGTGGCCGACCGGCTCCTGGACGAGTACGCCGCGGACGAGGTGTGGGTCAAGGCCGCCAAGCCCGAGCCTCCGATCCCGCTGTCGGTCGACGAGGTCAGCGTCGAGGTCTGGCGCCAGCGCGGCGGCGCCGACGACGAGGACTGA
- the folP gene encoding dihydropteroate synthase — MAVREPFEIMGVVNVTPDSFSDGGEWFEPDAAVTHGLRLSAEGAAILDVGGESTRPRALPVPEDEELRRTVPVVAALARTGAAAISIDTTKLAVAEAALAAGATYVNDVTALRAAPDLAGLIADRGARCCLMHMLGDPRTMQEDPRYDDVVDDVKAFLLDRAEFAVREGVREDRIDLDPGIGFGKTVEHNLELLRRVDEIAGLGFRVAVGVSRKTFIHRLADVPDPHDRAPGTIAANVLAYERGARLFRVHDVAQARQALLVAAATLGPDGA, encoded by the coding sequence ATGGCCGTGCGCGAGCCGTTCGAGATCATGGGCGTCGTCAACGTCACGCCGGACTCGTTCTCCGACGGGGGCGAGTGGTTCGAGCCCGACGCGGCCGTCACCCACGGCCTGCGGCTGAGCGCCGAGGGAGCCGCGATCCTCGACGTCGGCGGCGAGTCGACGCGCCCGCGCGCCCTGCCGGTCCCCGAGGACGAGGAGCTGCGCCGCACCGTCCCGGTCGTCGCGGCGCTCGCGCGCACGGGCGCGGCGGCGATCTCGATCGACACGACCAAGCTCGCCGTGGCCGAGGCCGCGCTGGCTGCCGGCGCCACGTACGTCAACGACGTCACCGCGCTGCGTGCCGCGCCCGACCTGGCCGGCCTCATCGCCGACCGCGGCGCGCGCTGCTGCCTCATGCACATGCTCGGCGACCCGCGGACGATGCAGGAGGACCCGCGCTACGACGACGTGGTCGACGACGTCAAGGCCTTCCTGCTGGACCGCGCGGAGTTCGCGGTGCGCGAGGGCGTGCGGGAGGACCGGATCGACCTGGACCCCGGCATCGGGTTCGGCAAGACCGTGGAGCACAACCTCGAGCTGCTGCGGCGCGTGGACGAGATCGCCGGCCTCGGCTTCCGGGTCGCGGTCGGGGTGTCGCGCAAGACGTTCATCCACCGTCTGGCCGACGTGCCCGACCCGCACGACCGGGCCCCGGGCACGATCGCGGCCAACGTCCTGGCCTACGAGCGGGGCGCCCGTCTGTTCCGCGTGCACGACGTGGCCCAGGCGCGCCAGGCGCTCTTGGTCGCTGCTGCTACGTTGGGGCCCGATGGCGCCTGA
- a CDS encoding YaaA family protein, which yields MLVLLPPSEGKRAPASGPPVDLEALVHPSLTRKRRAALGALERLARGSRPRALAALGLSPGQGAEVERDAGLLQAPAAPAGEVYTGVLYQHLDLASLPAGAARGAGAEVLVASALWGVVALEDRIPAYRLAMGARLPLRPAPRGGLASWWRPALAAALPDAPGELVLDLRSGVYAAAWRPRAATLVEVRARDEQGRPISHMAKAVRGRVARRVLEAARPPATPAQVAALADDGAGRVALHEPARAGGAWVVEVVGPAAGAAGG from the coding sequence GTGCTCGTGCTCCTGCCACCGTCCGAGGGCAAGCGCGCGCCCGCCTCCGGTCCGCCGGTCGACCTCGAGGCGCTCGTCCACCCGTCGCTGACGCGCAAGCGCCGCGCCGCGCTCGGGGCGCTGGAGCGCCTGGCCCGGGGGTCCCGCCCGCGCGCGCTGGCGGCGCTCGGGCTCTCCCCGGGCCAGGGCGCGGAGGTCGAGCGCGACGCCGGGCTGCTCCAGGCTCCCGCCGCCCCGGCCGGCGAGGTCTACACCGGCGTGCTCTACCAGCACCTCGACCTGGCGAGCCTGCCCGCGGGCGCCGCGAGGGGCGCCGGCGCCGAGGTGCTCGTCGCCAGCGCGCTGTGGGGCGTGGTGGCGCTCGAGGACCGGATCCCGGCCTACCGCCTTGCCATGGGCGCGCGGCTCCCGCTGCGCCCGGCGCCGCGCGGCGGGCTGGCGTCGTGGTGGCGGCCGGCCCTGGCCGCCGCCCTGCCCGACGCGCCGGGCGAGCTCGTGCTCGACCTGCGCTCGGGCGTCTACGCGGCGGCCTGGCGCCCGCGCGCCGCGACGCTCGTCGAGGTTCGAGCCCGCGACGAGCAGGGCCGGCCGATCTCGCACATGGCCAAGGCGGTCCGCGGCCGGGTCGCGCGCCGCGTGCTGGAGGCCGCCCGCCCGCCGGCCACGCCCGCGCAGGTCGCGGCGCTGGCCGACGACGGCGCCGGCCGCGTCGCGCTGCACGAGCCCGCGCGGGCGGGCGGGGCGTGGGTCGTCGAGGTGGTCGGTCCCGCCGCCGGCGCCGCCGGCGGCTGA
- the ftsH gene encoding ATP-dependent zinc metalloprotease FtsH, which translates to MSRFFKSAAFPILIVVVLAFFAQKLISGPEQSKPPSYGQFITQLQDGQIKKVELRTKDNVVEVTPNQGSKYETGFADNDAGNLVTTLQKEKAAGKLQDYNVQPRKSNAWLGLLTYVLPFVIFIAFWIFLMNQVQGGGSKVMSFGKSRAKRMSVDSPKITFRDVAGVDEAVEELHEIKEFLENPKKFQALGARIPKGVLLYGPPGTGKTLLARAVAGEAGVPFFSISGSDFVEMFVGVGASRVRDLFEQAKQNSPCIIFMDEIDAVGRHRGAGLGGGHDEREQTLNQLLVEMDGFEMKDNIILIAATNRPDILDPALLRPGRFDRQIVVDRPDRKGRAKILEVHTRGKPLAKEIDVDTLAGQTPGFTGADLSNLVNEAALLAARNGKREITQVELEEGIMRVIAGPEKKTRVMGEKERLITAYHEMGHAIVGHFLEHSDPVHKISIISRGQALGYTISMPQEDKFLTTRAELQDTMAMTLGGRGAEEIIFGEITTGASNDLEKVTATAKQMVMRFGMSERLGPRVFGHDHGQPFLGREFSSEPDYSDEIAREIDDEIRRIVESAHQRAKDILGEHRDSLNTISQVLLKRETIEKEEFLALLDGKSEEEVFGPDEPSQEAAPPGTAVPADRAGREAPRPLPRPGLAGGGVEARGLELPEKPELA; encoded by the coding sequence ATGAGCAGGTTCTTCAAGAGCGCCGCCTTCCCGATCCTCATCGTGGTGGTGCTGGCCTTCTTCGCGCAGAAGCTCATCTCCGGCCCGGAGCAGAGCAAGCCGCCGTCCTACGGCCAGTTCATCACGCAGCTGCAGGACGGCCAGATCAAGAAGGTCGAACTGCGCACGAAGGACAACGTCGTCGAGGTGACCCCGAACCAGGGCTCGAAGTACGAGACCGGCTTCGCCGACAACGACGCGGGCAACCTCGTCACGACGCTGCAGAAGGAGAAGGCCGCAGGGAAGCTGCAGGACTACAACGTCCAGCCGCGCAAGAGCAACGCCTGGCTCGGGCTCCTGACCTACGTCCTGCCGTTCGTCATCTTCATCGCGTTCTGGATCTTCCTGATGAACCAGGTCCAGGGCGGGGGCTCCAAGGTCATGTCGTTCGGCAAGTCGCGCGCCAAGCGCATGTCGGTCGACTCGCCCAAGATCACCTTCCGCGACGTTGCGGGGGTCGATGAGGCCGTCGAGGAGCTCCACGAGATCAAGGAGTTCCTGGAGAACCCGAAGAAATTCCAGGCGCTCGGGGCGCGCATCCCCAAGGGTGTGCTGCTCTACGGGCCCCCGGGCACCGGCAAGACGCTGCTGGCGCGCGCCGTGGCCGGCGAGGCCGGCGTGCCGTTCTTCTCGATCTCCGGCTCGGACTTCGTCGAGATGTTCGTCGGCGTCGGCGCCTCCCGCGTCCGCGATCTCTTCGAGCAGGCCAAGCAGAACTCGCCCTGCATCATCTTCATGGACGAGATCGACGCCGTGGGCCGCCATCGCGGCGCCGGCCTCGGCGGTGGCCATGACGAGCGCGAGCAGACGCTCAACCAGCTGCTCGTCGAGATGGACGGCTTCGAGATGAAGGACAACATCATCTTGATCGCCGCCACCAACCGCCCGGACATTCTGGACCCGGCGCTGCTGCGTCCGGGCCGCTTCGACCGCCAGATCGTCGTCGACCGCCCCGACCGCAAGGGCCGCGCCAAGATCCTCGAGGTCCACACCCGCGGCAAGCCGCTGGCCAAGGAGATCGACGTCGACACCCTCGCCGGCCAGACGCCGGGCTTCACGGGCGCCGACCTCTCCAACCTGGTCAACGAGGCCGCGCTGCTGGCCGCCCGCAACGGCAAGCGCGAGATCACCCAGGTCGAGCTCGAAGAGGGGATCATGCGCGTCATCGCGGGTCCCGAGAAGAAGACCCGCGTGATGGGCGAGAAGGAACGCCTCATCACGGCCTACCACGAGATGGGCCACGCGATCGTCGGACACTTCCTCGAGCACTCCGACCCGGTGCACAAGATCTCGATCATCAGCCGCGGCCAGGCGCTGGGCTACACGATCTCGATGCCGCAGGAGGACAAGTTCCTCACCACGCGCGCCGAGCTGCAGGACACCATGGCCATGACGCTGGGCGGCCGCGGCGCCGAGGAGATCATCTTCGGCGAGATCACCACGGGCGCGTCCAACGACCTCGAGAAGGTCACCGCGACGGCCAAGCAGATGGTCATGCGCTTCGGCATGTCCGAGCGCCTCGGCCCGCGCGTGTTCGGCCACGACCACGGCCAGCCGTTCCTGGGCCGTGAGTTCTCCTCCGAGCCCGACTACTCCGACGAGATCGCCCGCGAGATCGACGACGAGATCCGCCGCATCGTGGAGTCCGCGCACCAGCGCGCCAAGGACATCCTCGGCGAGCACCGCGACTCGTTGAACACGATCAGCCAGGTCCTCCTCAAGCGCGAGACGATCGAGAAGGAGGAGTTCCTCGCCCTGCTCGACGGCAAGAGCGAGGAGGAGGTCTTCGGGCCCGACGAGCCCTCCCAGGAGGCCGCTCCCCCCGGCACCGCGGTCCCGGCCGACCGGGCCGGTCGCGAGGCCCCGCGCCCGCTGCCCCGTCCCGGCCTGGCCGGCGGCGGCGTCGAGGCCCGCGGCCTCGAGCTGCCCGAGAAGCCCGAGCTGGCCTAG
- the hpt gene encoding hypoxanthine phosphoribosyltransferase yields MRDPQIGEILVQPDDLKRKVRDLGAQISVDYADRDLLMVCVLKGAVFFLADLMRAIDIPCEVDFMAVSSYGSATDSSGVVRILKDLDRPIAGRDVLIIEDIVDSGLTLQYLMRNLGAREPATLEVCALLTKPERRKVELPTRYVGFEIPDTFAIGYGLDAGERFRNLPYVAALADDG; encoded by the coding sequence ATGCGGGACCCCCAGATCGGCGAGATCCTCGTCCAGCCCGACGACCTCAAGCGCAAGGTCCGCGACCTCGGCGCGCAGATCTCGGTCGACTACGCCGACCGCGACCTGCTGATGGTCTGCGTGCTCAAGGGCGCGGTGTTCTTCCTCGCCGACCTCATGCGCGCCATCGACATCCCGTGCGAGGTCGACTTCATGGCCGTCTCCTCCTACGGATCGGCCACGGACTCCTCGGGGGTCGTGCGCATCCTCAAGGACCTGGACCGGCCCATCGCCGGCCGCGACGTCCTCATCATCGAGGACATCGTCGACTCGGGGCTGACGCTGCAGTACCTCATGCGCAACCTCGGCGCTCGCGAGCCGGCCACGCTGGAGGTCTGCGCCCTGCTGACCAAGCCCGAGCGCCGCAAGGTGGAGCTGCCGACGCGCTACGTCGGCTTCGAGATCCCGGACACGTTCGCGATCGGCTACGGCCTCGACGCGGGGGAGCGGTTCCGCAACCTGCCCTACGTCGCCGCGCTGGCCGACGACGGCTGA
- the tilS gene encoding tRNA lysidine(34) synthetase TilS, translating into MARVAATGLLPAGGPLVVLVSGGRDSTCLLDLAVTLAGPGAVSALHVDYGLRGPASAADAEHCAALCARLGVGLRTERVRRPEGAAGNLHAWAREARYAAGARAAAQAGGPLATGHTATDQVETILYRLATSPGRRALLGMEARTGDLVRPLLAADVTRAETADWCRRRGLAWREDASNADPAFARSRVRETLLPALEAVDGRAVGSVLRTARLLREEAAVLDEVVEGALAGRDRLGVDELAALGPALGRLVVRRLAEDATGRSCPRAASRLADVLALGDGALDLGDGARAVVGDGVLRLERTPPLPPRRC; encoded by the coding sequence GTGGCCCGCGTTGCGGCCACCGGGCTGCTGCCCGCGGGCGGCCCGCTCGTGGTCCTGGTCTCCGGCGGGCGGGACTCGACCTGCCTGCTCGACCTCGCGGTGACGCTGGCCGGCCCCGGCGCCGTGAGCGCCCTGCACGTCGACTACGGGCTACGCGGCCCGGCGTCGGCGGCCGACGCCGAGCACTGCGCCGCGCTGTGCGCACGCCTGGGCGTCGGCCTGCGCACGGAGCGGGTGCGCCGGCCCGAGGGGGCGGCGGGCAACCTGCACGCCTGGGCGCGGGAGGCGCGCTACGCGGCGGGCGCCCGGGCCGCCGCGCAGGCGGGCGGCCCGCTGGCCACGGGCCACACGGCCACCGACCAGGTCGAGACGATCCTCTACCGGCTGGCGACCTCGCCCGGGCGCCGCGCGCTGCTGGGCATGGAGGCGCGGACGGGCGACCTCGTGCGCCCGTTGCTGGCCGCCGACGTCACGCGTGCCGAGACCGCCGACTGGTGCCGGCGCCGCGGCCTGGCCTGGCGCGAGGACGCCTCCAACGCCGACCCCGCCTTCGCGCGCTCGCGTGTGCGGGAGACGTTGCTGCCCGCCCTGGAGGCCGTCGACGGGCGGGCGGTGGGCAGCGTCCTGCGGACCGCGCGGCTGCTGCGCGAGGAGGCCGCCGTGCTCGACGAGGTCGTCGAGGGGGCGCTGGCCGGCCGCGACCGGCTCGGCGTGGACGAGCTCGCCGCGCTGGGCCCGGCGCTCGGGCGCCTGGTCGTCCGCCGCCTGGCCGAGGACGCCACGGGCCGGTCGTGCCCGCGGGCGGCCTCGCGCCTGGCCGACGTGCTCGCCCTGGGCGACGGCGCGCTGGACCTCGGCGACGGCGCCCGCGCGGTCGTGGGCGACGGTGTCCTGCGCCTGGAGCGCACGCCGCCGCTGCCTCCTCGCCGCTGCTAG